A stretch of the Sorangium aterium genome encodes the following:
- a CDS encoding serine/threonine-protein kinase — METRQAEGRAEDEDAPFPAILRGWLIEGELGRGGMGRVFRARHPKTRARAAIKVLLGDYARRPDVVARFRQEAIAVNIINHPGIVRVFDSGELEDGSPYIVMEYLDGRGLRDWVQAVPAADRPRQVVRLGYQIASAMAAAHASKVVHRDLKPENIMVIDDELAPGGSRVKILDFGIAKVLWGGLPEVLELEASGPFAPASVPTLRTELSAPTAPTVGMAPDPESAVGWARIASGPARDARSTAESEGGSPEESDPREDDALRSLPRVSLERPAIQVLPAPVEIPPGVVSSAAGRVSVEPAGPASSGGGAGQPTMPFTQEGAWGLGTRSYMAPEQERHSGSVDVKADVYSLGVILYELLEGQTPDAPRGAWPPPMSAATPPDLVALVHRVLSFDPDARPRMAEVATALHRLGRAKKELDEALSRWVASGRAPRLLPRGKVLHELSAWARDIDDLSGLERGFLDAALGAEARRERLTRVLLALGVVFLMGMVATTSVFWVHATRARATAEAAERAAREHSRLEAAANASAQEALAKMTEAQRATEEALALAMKASDDAKSANSARESMTEAKRLAEGAELRARRAAQAAAAAKAEADERYEQSRSAMEREIAGLEGDRERLSARLGQAEDERERVRAALRSREQELRAALSELRRESGRVGLLERRLDEASAQIDALERQNEECAMRQPRAQPQPEPPPDGDMAPSKEEREEIATPPAEPPVDSRPRPAPRWRWRRDTTI, encoded by the coding sequence ATGGAGACGCGTCAGGCCGAAGGCCGCGCGGAGGACGAGGACGCGCCGTTCCCCGCGATCCTGCGGGGCTGGCTCATCGAGGGGGAGCTCGGCCGCGGCGGGATGGGGCGCGTCTTCCGGGCGCGGCACCCGAAGACGCGGGCGCGGGCGGCGATCAAGGTGCTGCTCGGCGACTACGCCCGCCGGCCGGACGTCGTGGCTCGCTTCCGGCAGGAGGCGATCGCCGTCAACATCATCAACCACCCCGGCATCGTCCGTGTCTTCGACTCCGGCGAGCTCGAGGACGGCTCGCCCTACATCGTGATGGAGTACCTGGACGGGCGGGGGCTGCGTGACTGGGTGCAGGCCGTGCCGGCCGCGGATCGGCCGCGGCAGGTCGTGCGGCTCGGCTACCAGATCGCGTCGGCCATGGCCGCGGCCCACGCGTCCAAGGTGGTCCACCGCGATCTGAAGCCGGAGAACATCATGGTGATCGACGACGAGCTCGCCCCCGGGGGCAGCCGCGTCAAGATCCTCGATTTCGGCATCGCGAAGGTCCTCTGGGGCGGCCTCCCCGAGGTGCTGGAGCTGGAGGCCAGCGGCCCCTTCGCGCCCGCGTCCGTGCCCACGCTCCGCACCGAGCTCTCGGCGCCGACGGCGCCGACGGTGGGGATGGCACCCGACCCCGAGAGCGCCGTCGGCTGGGCGAGGATCGCGAGCGGTCCCGCGCGCGACGCGCGCTCGACAGCGGAGAGCGAAGGGGGCTCGCCAGAGGAGAGCGACCCGCGCGAGGACGACGCGCTCCGGAGCCTTCCTCGCGTGAGCCTCGAGAGGCCTGCGATCCAGGTCCTCCCCGCGCCGGTCGAGATCCCGCCCGGGGTGGTCTCCTCAGCAGCGGGGCGCGTGTCCGTCGAGCCTGCCGGGCCCGCGTCGAGCGGCGGGGGCGCGGGACAGCCCACGATGCCGTTCACGCAGGAAGGCGCGTGGGGCCTCGGGACGAGGAGCTACATGGCGCCGGAGCAGGAGCGCCACTCCGGGAGCGTCGACGTCAAGGCGGACGTCTACTCCCTTGGCGTCATCCTCTACGAGCTGCTCGAGGGGCAGACGCCCGACGCGCCGCGCGGAGCGTGGCCGCCCCCGATGAGCGCCGCCACGCCGCCCGATCTCGTCGCCCTCGTCCACCGAGTGCTGTCGTTCGACCCCGATGCGCGGCCGCGCATGGCGGAGGTGGCGACGGCGCTGCACCGGCTCGGCCGGGCGAAGAAGGAGCTCGACGAGGCGCTCTCGAGGTGGGTCGCGAGCGGCAGGGCCCCGAGGCTCCTGCCGCGCGGCAAGGTGCTGCACGAGCTGTCCGCGTGGGCCCGGGACATCGACGACCTCTCGGGCCTGGAGCGCGGCTTCCTCGACGCGGCCCTGGGCGCGGAGGCGCGACGCGAGCGGCTCACGAGGGTGCTCCTTGCGCTCGGCGTGGTCTTCCTGATGGGCATGGTCGCGACGACCTCGGTGTTCTGGGTGCATGCGACGCGGGCGCGGGCGACGGCCGAGGCCGCCGAGCGCGCCGCGCGGGAGCACAGCCGCCTCGAGGCGGCCGCGAACGCCTCCGCGCAGGAGGCCCTCGCGAAGATGACCGAGGCGCAGCGCGCCACCGAGGAGGCGCTCGCGCTCGCGATGAAGGCGAGCGACGACGCGAAGAGCGCCAACTCCGCCAGGGAGTCGATGACCGAGGCGAAGCGCCTGGCCGAGGGCGCCGAGCTCCGCGCGAGGCGCGCGGCCCAGGCCGCGGCCGCCGCGAAGGCGGAGGCCGACGAGCGCTACGAGCAGTCGAGGAGCGCCATGGAGCGCGAGATCGCCGGGCTCGAGGGCGACCGCGAGCGCCTGTCGGCGCGGCTCGGACAGGCCGAGGACGAGCGCGAGAGGGTGAGGGCCGCCCTCCGCTCGAGAGAGCAAGAGCTCAGGGCGGCCCTGTCGGAGCTGAGGCGCGAGTCCGGGCGCGTGGGCTTGCTCGAGCGCAGGCTCGACGAGGCCTCCGCGCAGATCGACGCGCTGGAGAGGCAGAACGAGGAGTGCGCCATGCGGCAGCCCAGGGCGCAGCCGCAGCCGGAGCCTCCCCCGGACGGGGACATGGCCCCTTCGAAGGAAGAGAGAGAGGAGATCGCGACGCCGCCGGCCGAGCCCCCGGTGGACTCGAGGCCTCGGCCGGCGCCCCGATGGCGGTGGCGACGAGATACGACGATATAG
- a CDS encoding HNH endonuclease codes for MIAQTLLLTPWMVPHKVIPWQTAVTMSFLGKVEVIEVYDDVIRSPSLSIKAPAVVRLKRPTLGMKRGVKFSRLNVLLRDGFRCQYCGEKKVARELNYDHVIPRVQGGKTVWDNIVASCYACNSAKRGRTPEQAGMKLLRAPVKPKWLPPAPVMGLSERRIPEVWAGYCASSG; via the coding sequence ATGATCGCGCAGACGCTGCTTTTGACGCCATGGATGGTGCCCCATAAGGTCATCCCCTGGCAGACCGCCGTCACGATGAGCTTCCTGGGCAAGGTGGAGGTCATCGAGGTGTACGACGACGTCATCCGGTCGCCGTCGCTCTCCATCAAGGCGCCTGCGGTGGTGCGGCTGAAGCGGCCGACGCTGGGGATGAAGCGCGGCGTGAAGTTCTCGAGGCTCAACGTCCTCCTGCGCGACGGCTTCCGCTGCCAGTACTGCGGCGAAAAGAAGGTGGCCCGTGAGCTCAACTACGATCACGTCATCCCGCGTGTGCAGGGTGGCAAGACCGTCTGGGACAACATCGTCGCTTCCTGCTACGCGTGCAACTCGGCGAAGCGGGGGCGTACGCCGGAGCAGGCCGGCATGAAGCTGCTCCGCGCCCCGGTGAAGCCGAAGTGGCTGCCGCCTGCGCCCGTCATGGGCCTGAGCGAGCGGCGCATCCCGGAGGTGTGGGCAGGCTACTGCGCGAGCTCGGGGTGA
- a CDS encoding TROVE domain-containing protein produces MADYLKHFAALVTPQRQKARADQVKNSAGGFAFALDEWARLDRWLILGAEGGTYYATERKLTVENARAVEACLAADGPRAVQRIVDISGSGRAPKNAPAIFALAIAAADAELETRQAALAALSEVCRTGTDLFHFARDVQGFRKWGRGLRSAVAAWYNGKPVDRLAYQAMKYQQRDGFSHRDLLRLAHPVAPTPQHDALYRWIVGGIEALGKESARGKALPMTDLPDAVRAFESLRAATNRKQITALIRQHRFTHEMLLTEWKNDPAVWEALLEHMPQTALLRNLGKMTAIGLLSPMSDASRRVAQQLTDAGRLRAARVHPIAVLSALKVYEQGHGERARRRANALSWTPVREVVDALNEAFYLAFRAVEPTGKKLLLALDISGSMTSGSIAGVPGLTPRVASAAMAMATARIEREYGVLGFSAASGGYGGKWGGGVSGLMPLSISPEQRLDDVLRAVNGLPFGGTDCALPMVWAKRNRVEVDSFVIYTDNETWAGGVHPFQALREYRQAMGRPARLIVVGMTSTGFSIADPTDPGMLDVVGFDGAAPQVMADFTRGVS; encoded by the coding sequence ATGGCCGATTATCTGAAGCACTTCGCCGCGCTGGTCACCCCGCAGCGGCAGAAGGCCCGCGCCGATCAGGTGAAGAACAGCGCCGGCGGCTTTGCCTTCGCCCTCGACGAGTGGGCGAGGCTCGACCGCTGGCTGATCCTCGGCGCCGAGGGGGGGACCTACTACGCGACCGAGCGGAAGCTCACGGTGGAGAACGCCCGCGCCGTCGAGGCGTGCCTCGCCGCGGACGGTCCCCGCGCCGTGCAGCGCATCGTCGACATCAGCGGCTCGGGGCGAGCGCCGAAGAACGCGCCCGCGATCTTCGCGCTCGCGATCGCCGCCGCCGATGCGGAGCTCGAGACCCGGCAGGCCGCCCTCGCGGCCTTGTCCGAGGTGTGCCGCACGGGGACGGATCTCTTCCACTTCGCCCGCGATGTGCAGGGGTTCCGCAAGTGGGGGCGCGGGCTCCGGTCCGCCGTCGCCGCCTGGTACAATGGCAAGCCCGTCGACAGGCTCGCGTACCAGGCGATGAAGTACCAGCAGCGCGACGGCTTCAGCCACCGCGATCTCCTGCGGCTGGCGCACCCGGTGGCGCCGACCCCGCAGCACGACGCCCTTTACCGCTGGATCGTCGGCGGCATCGAGGCGCTCGGCAAGGAGTCGGCGCGCGGCAAGGCGCTGCCCATGACCGATCTGCCGGACGCGGTGCGCGCGTTCGAATCGCTCCGCGCGGCGACGAACCGCAAGCAGATCACCGCGCTGATCAGGCAGCATCGCTTCACGCACGAGATGCTCCTGACCGAGTGGAAGAACGACCCCGCGGTCTGGGAGGCGCTGCTCGAACACATGCCTCAGACAGCGCTGCTCCGGAACCTGGGGAAGATGACCGCGATAGGCCTGCTCTCGCCGATGAGCGACGCGTCCCGCAGGGTGGCGCAACAGCTCACCGACGCCGGGCGGCTGCGCGCGGCCCGGGTCCACCCCATCGCCGTGCTCTCGGCCCTCAAGGTCTATGAGCAGGGCCACGGTGAGCGCGCTCGCCGGCGCGCCAACGCGCTCTCATGGACCCCGGTCCGCGAGGTCGTCGACGCGCTGAACGAGGCGTTTTACCTTGCGTTCCGGGCGGTCGAGCCGACGGGGAAGAAGCTCCTCCTGGCGCTCGACATCTCCGGATCCATGACCAGCGGCTCCATCGCCGGCGTCCCTGGCTTGACGCCGCGTGTGGCGAGCGCGGCCATGGCCATGGCGACGGCGAGGATCGAGCGTGAGTACGGCGTGCTCGGCTTCTCGGCGGCGTCGGGCGGGTACGGCGGCAAGTGGGGCGGGGGCGTCTCCGGCCTCATGCCGCTGTCGATATCGCCGGAGCAGCGCCTTGACGACGTGCTGCGCGCGGTGAATGGCCTGCCCTTCGGCGGCACCGACTGCGCGTTGCCGATGGTCTGGGCGAAGCGGAACCGGGTAGAGGTCGACTCGTTCGTCATCTACACGGACAACGAGACCTGGGCGGGCGGCGTTCACCCGTTCCAGGCGCTCAGGGAATACCGGCAGGCAATGGGCCGACCGGCCCGGCTGATCGTCGTCGGAATGACGTCGACCGGCTTCTCCATCGCCGATCCGACGGACCCCGGCATGCTCGATGTCGTGGGGTTCGACGGGGCGGCCCCCCAGGTGATGGCGGATTTCACCCGGGGTGTCTCGTGA
- a CDS encoding tetratricopeptide repeat protein gives MTTEITGRRRARDVEGRLALGFIAACVAAGCRDQPPRPTAESAPPVAASSPAAVASTSSAAPPAPSALPASPAPPTPSARPLTDKEKQALATYKAALARGRLATKKQDFKAAIQAFSEAIAADPSDARALAERGFAHLTAGDSDAADDDFDAALAGAGDPELRSQIWFNLGLLRDRAGDAEAARVAYANAHLLKPSAATRGKLAGRSTCTVEVRKADLEGAEPVKAWTDLLARIGTAEEAPGEATSEAAARERLCRPDSRWADSPCAGDPPWVFPRDYMMYVHHSNHVVFPRKPNGFLVVNGGHSGGWPAHCHGIRSVSGSVEGGLLVVESTFHGAGAVYDGEVDGEMRCRDGASYRERTFYDARTGRAIVALRWPAGSEADVKVQGGELVVSGGGCDERVRLGANTNASTK, from the coding sequence ATGACCACGGAAATCACCGGCCGTCGCCGCGCGCGCGACGTCGAGGGGCGTCTTGCGCTCGGCTTCATCGCGGCGTGCGTGGCCGCGGGCTGCCGTGACCAGCCGCCGCGGCCGACCGCCGAGAGCGCGCCGCCCGTCGCGGCGAGCTCACCTGCCGCCGTCGCTTCGACGAGCAGCGCTGCGCCGCCGGCGCCGTCGGCGTTGCCCGCGTCACCGGCCCCGCCCACGCCGAGCGCGCGCCCGCTCACCGACAAGGAGAAGCAGGCCCTCGCCACGTACAAGGCCGCGCTGGCGAGAGGCCGGCTCGCGACCAAGAAGCAGGACTTCAAGGCGGCCATCCAGGCGTTCTCCGAGGCGATCGCCGCGGACCCGAGCGACGCGCGGGCGCTTGCGGAGCGAGGCTTCGCGCACCTGACCGCGGGCGACAGCGACGCGGCGGATGACGATTTCGACGCGGCGCTCGCGGGGGCGGGCGATCCCGAGCTGCGCTCCCAGATCTGGTTCAACCTCGGGCTCCTGCGCGACAGGGCGGGCGACGCCGAGGCGGCCCGGGTCGCTTATGCCAACGCGCACCTGCTCAAGCCCTCGGCGGCGACGCGCGGCAAGCTCGCCGGCAGATCGACGTGCACCGTGGAGGTCCGCAAGGCCGACCTCGAGGGCGCCGAGCCCGTGAAGGCGTGGACCGATCTCCTCGCGCGGATCGGCACCGCCGAGGAGGCGCCCGGCGAGGCGACGAGCGAGGCCGCGGCGCGAGAGCGCCTGTGCAGGCCCGACTCGAGGTGGGCGGACAGCCCGTGCGCCGGCGATCCGCCGTGGGTCTTCCCTCGCGACTACATGATGTACGTGCACCACAGCAACCATGTGGTCTTTCCCCGCAAGCCGAACGGGTTCCTGGTCGTGAACGGCGGTCATTCGGGGGGCTGGCCCGCGCACTGCCATGGGATCCGCAGCGTGAGCGGCTCGGTCGAGGGGGGGCTGCTCGTGGTCGAGAGCACCTTTCACGGCGCGGGCGCGGTCTACGACGGAGAGGTCGATGGCGAGATGCGCTGTCGGGACGGCGCGAGCTACCGCGAGCGGACGTTCTATGACGCGCGCACCGGCCGGGCGATCGTGGCGCTGCGCTGGCCGGCTGGGAGCGAGGCCGACGTGAAGGTGCAGGGCGGTGAGCTGGTCGTCTCTGGCGGCGGCTGCGACGAGCGAGTTCGGCTCGGCGCCAACACCAACGCCAGCACGAAATAG
- a CDS encoding protoporphyrinogen/coproporphyrinogen oxidase has translation MRRIAVIGGGLAGCIVAFRRAMAGDQVTLVEAAPRIGGQLWTERASGFVIELGAEGFIARSEAVPRLASALGIAGDLVGQETHRSFGFDGVALRELAPGEAAEFLGFQVPRDELGKGIRTFRLGMAQVTETLALAIAGRVDVRTSAAVASLAPVAGGFRVALAGGAEIDADAVVLATHAAGAAALLGEAGRALRDAETLSSVTVSLAYPRAAIDHPLDGTGFVVAAGHQAHGFRACTFTTSKFAERAPAGHVTLRLFFRPDPSDLEQMGDDAWTARAEASLARVLRVHGPSERAWVSRWSSALPVSTPAHAARVREVEQALAGSGVLLAGSAFHGSGIDAAVRSAEAAAERVGAL, from the coding sequence ATGCGACGCATTGCCGTCATTGGAGGCGGTCTGGCCGGGTGCATCGTTGCGTTCCGGCGAGCTATGGCGGGCGACCAGGTGACGCTCGTCGAGGCGGCTCCGCGGATCGGCGGGCAGCTCTGGACGGAGCGGGCCTCTGGCTTCGTCATCGAGCTCGGCGCCGAGGGGTTCATCGCGCGGAGCGAGGCCGTCCCTCGGCTGGCGAGCGCGCTCGGCATCGCCGGCGATCTCGTCGGCCAGGAGACGCACAGGTCGTTTGGCTTCGACGGCGTCGCGCTGCGGGAGCTCGCGCCGGGCGAGGCGGCGGAGTTCCTCGGCTTCCAGGTGCCGCGCGACGAGCTCGGCAAGGGGATCCGGACCTTCCGCCTCGGGATGGCGCAGGTGACCGAGACGCTCGCGCTCGCGATCGCCGGGCGCGTCGACGTGCGCACCTCCGCGGCGGTCGCCTCGCTCGCGCCGGTGGCCGGCGGCTTCCGCGTCGCGCTCGCCGGAGGGGCCGAGATCGACGCCGACGCGGTCGTCCTCGCCACCCACGCCGCCGGCGCGGCCGCGCTGCTCGGCGAGGCGGGGCGGGCGCTCCGCGACGCAGAGACGCTCTCCAGCGTGACCGTATCGCTGGCGTACCCGCGCGCCGCGATCGATCACCCGCTCGACGGCACCGGCTTCGTCGTCGCCGCGGGGCACCAGGCGCACGGCTTCCGCGCGTGCACGTTCACGACCTCGAAGTTCGCCGAGCGCGCCCCCGCTGGCCACGTCACGCTTCGCCTCTTCTTCCGCCCCGATCCGTCGGACCTCGAGCAGATGGGCGACGACGCCTGGACCGCGCGCGCCGAGGCCTCGCTCGCCCGCGTGCTGCGCGTGCACGGGCCCTCCGAGCGCGCGTGGGTCTCGCGCTGGTCGAGCGCGCTCCCGGTCTCCACCCCCGCTCACGCGGCGCGGGTCCGGGAGGTCGAGCAGGCGCTCGCCGGCAGCGGCGTGCTCCTCGCCGGTTCGGCGTTCCACGGCTCCGGGATCGACGCCGCCGTGCGCTCCGCCGAGGCGGCCGCGGAGCGCGTCGGGGCCCTGTAG
- a CDS encoding NAD-dependent malic enzyme, giving the protein MRISKYFDVKKDAYGREYMEVYFDGIALLRLVMTNKGTAFTPEERVNLGLDGLLPPQVNTMDQQLARVYGGFRREPTPIAKYQYLRALQERNEILYYALLNRHLGEMLPIVYTPTVGEAVQQFNFLYQSARGVSFSPANIERAQRVLASFPWEDVRMIVATDSSAILGIGDQGYGGLAIPIGKLALYTAGGGVSPFHTMPVVLDVGTDRADLIEDPFYLGVRQRRLRGDAYFDFFDRFVDAVKSSCPRAVIQWEDLSKEAAFSVLDRYRKVIPSFNDDIQGTGAVTLAGVVAACRLRGERLRDQSVVIHGAGAGGVGVAWAICQGMLREGLTEDEALARIFVLDSKGLLAKDRPMEEYKRKFAQDPGKIAAWKKAGAVPTLLETLENTRATVLLGLSGQPRSFSEPVIKAMAANTPRPVIFALSNPTSACEALPEELLALTEGRALVATGSPFPPVELDGKTIPIGQGNNAFIFPGLGFGSILSDAREITDGMVLAAAYALVDYTAEKHLDKGLIYPPVEELQEVSTRVAVAVIRAAFEDGVARSKKVDPGNVEAYVKARFWQPKYLPFVRG; this is encoded by the coding sequence GTGAGGATCTCAAAGTATTTCGACGTCAAGAAAGACGCCTATGGCCGCGAGTACATGGAGGTATACTTCGATGGAATCGCCCTCCTCAGGCTCGTCATGACCAACAAGGGGACGGCCTTCACGCCGGAAGAGCGCGTGAACCTCGGGCTCGACGGGCTGCTCCCGCCGCAGGTCAACACCATGGATCAGCAGCTCGCCCGCGTCTATGGCGGGTTTCGCCGCGAGCCGACGCCGATCGCCAAGTATCAGTATCTGCGGGCGCTCCAGGAGCGCAACGAGATCCTCTACTATGCGCTGCTCAATCGCCACCTCGGCGAGATGCTGCCCATCGTCTACACGCCGACCGTGGGCGAGGCCGTGCAGCAGTTCAACTTCCTCTATCAGAGCGCGCGCGGCGTCTCGTTCTCTCCCGCGAACATCGAGCGCGCCCAGCGCGTGCTCGCGAGCTTCCCGTGGGAGGACGTGCGCATGATCGTGGCGACCGACTCCTCCGCGATCCTCGGCATCGGCGACCAGGGTTATGGCGGGCTCGCCATCCCGATCGGCAAGCTCGCGCTCTACACCGCGGGCGGCGGCGTGAGCCCGTTCCACACGATGCCCGTGGTCCTCGACGTGGGGACCGACCGGGCCGATCTCATCGAGGACCCGTTCTACCTCGGTGTCCGCCAGCGGCGCCTGCGCGGCGACGCGTACTTCGACTTCTTCGACAGGTTCGTCGACGCCGTGAAGAGCAGCTGCCCCCGCGCCGTCATCCAGTGGGAGGACCTCTCCAAGGAGGCCGCCTTCTCCGTGCTGGATCGGTACCGGAAGGTGATCCCCTCCTTCAACGACGATATCCAGGGGACAGGGGCGGTCACGCTCGCGGGCGTGGTCGCCGCGTGCAGGCTTCGCGGCGAGCGGCTCAGGGATCAATCGGTGGTGATCCACGGCGCGGGCGCTGGCGGCGTCGGCGTCGCCTGGGCCATCTGTCAGGGGATGCTCCGCGAGGGGCTCACCGAGGACGAGGCGCTCGCCCGCATCTTCGTCCTCGACTCCAAGGGCCTCCTCGCGAAGGACCGCCCGATGGAGGAGTACAAGCGCAAGTTCGCGCAGGATCCGGGGAAGATCGCAGCGTGGAAGAAGGCCGGGGCCGTGCCGACGCTGCTCGAGACCCTCGAGAACACGCGCGCGACCGTGCTCCTCGGGCTGTCCGGGCAGCCGCGCTCATTCAGCGAGCCGGTGATCAAGGCGATGGCCGCCAACACCCCGCGGCCGGTCATCTTCGCCCTCTCCAACCCGACGAGCGCCTGCGAGGCGCTCCCCGAGGAGCTCCTCGCCCTGACCGAGGGCCGCGCGCTCGTCGCGACCGGCAGCCCTTTCCCGCCCGTGGAGCTCGACGGAAAGACCATCCCCATCGGCCAGGGCAACAACGCCTTCATCTTCCCGGGGCTCGGGTTCGGATCCATCCTGTCCGACGCGCGCGAGATCACGGACGGCATGGTGCTCGCGGCGGCCTACGCGCTCGTCGACTACACGGCGGAGAAGCACCTCGATAAGGGGCTCATCTACCCGCCCGTGGAGGAGCTCCAGGAGGTCTCCACGCGCGTCGCCGTCGCGGTCATCCGGGCGGCGTTCGAGGACGGCGTCGCGAGGAGCAAGAAGGTCGACCCCGGGAACGTCGAGGCCTATGTGAAGGCGCGGTTCTGGCAGCCGAAGTACCTGCCGTTCGTCCGCGGCTAG
- a CDS encoding HD domain-containing protein, translating to MLVDLAHAHFLGPDFRGEAAAVSDACVRLGRRYHFDEKHGALVARFAERLFDDLAPRHRLGQRDRILLRAAALLHDIGDFVRYEGHHKHSYYVIVHSDLMGLTPEERAIVANIARYHRKSPPSMDHDNFRALSRDARAKVKSMASILRIADALDREHRAKVAEVTGRIEGDTLVIEVQGAEDRALEEWTVVAKAGMLRDALGLEVRMVDATPRSRPPSAANAGG from the coding sequence GTGCTCGTCGATCTCGCCCACGCCCACTTCCTCGGGCCCGACTTCCGCGGCGAGGCCGCCGCGGTCAGCGACGCCTGCGTCCGGCTCGGCCGCCGCTACCACTTCGACGAGAAGCACGGCGCGCTCGTGGCCCGCTTCGCCGAGCGGCTGTTCGACGACCTCGCGCCGCGCCACCGCCTCGGCCAGCGCGACCGGATCCTCCTGCGCGCGGCGGCCCTGCTCCACGACATCGGCGACTTCGTCCGCTACGAGGGGCACCACAAGCACAGCTATTACGTCATCGTCCACAGCGACCTCATGGGCCTGACCCCGGAGGAGCGCGCGATCGTCGCGAACATCGCGCGCTACCACAGGAAGTCGCCGCCCAGCATGGATCACGACAACTTCCGCGCGCTCTCGCGGGACGCGCGCGCCAAGGTGAAGTCGATGGCGTCGATCCTCCGCATCGCCGACGCGCTCGATCGCGAGCACCGGGCCAAGGTCGCGGAGGTGACCGGCCGGATCGAGGGCGACACGCTGGTGATCGAGGTGCAGGGCGCGGAGGATCGGGCGCTCGAGGAGTGGACGGTCGTCGCGAAGGCGGGGATGCTGCGCGACGCGCTCGGCCTGGAGGTGCGGATGGTCGACGCCACGCCGAGATCGCGCCCGCCTTCGGCCGCGAACGCGGGAGGCTAA